One Thermoplasmata archaeon genomic window, AGCTTGGCTCCGGGGATGTTGCGGAACCCAGGCCAGTTCTCGACAGCGGGCGTCAGGGCGACCTGACCACCGACAACTCTTTTCTCAAGTACGACGGTCTTCAGGCCGCTCCGCTCGGCGTACATTGCTGCCGTGAGCCCCGCCGGCCCGCCGCCAACTACTATTAAGTCCACCTCCCTTTCCAATGATGCAGGCCTGGGAGCCGGCGTGGGCTCCACCCACTCCTTCACGCTCAGAACCCGCTCCACAAACCTCTCTTCGGTCTGGAGACCCTTGCTCACCGTAACTCCATTGACCACCGTCTGCGGGACCCCTCCGAGATGCACCTCTCTTGCCAGGTCCGGATTCTCAAGCGCCTCCACGCACTCAGCGCTCACCAAATCCGGCTTTTCTATGGCGCATTTGAAAGCGTTCAAGACCTCGCCCGGGCAGTACGGGCACGTGGGTGTCACAAAAACCCGGATGTGCCTTTTCTCTTTCAGCCCCGCAAGAAGCTCTTTGGAGCGGGCTCCAAGTCCGCTCTCGCGCATTGATACCCTGAGAATCGTCTGAATCAGGGACCTGGCCTCCTCGCCAAGCGGAGCTCCCGTGTAGCGGATATTAAAGAGCTCAGGCTCTATAAGAACACTGGGGGATCTGCTCACATTCCATCGACGAGATTTGTCACCACCGATATCGTTGATGTTTACCATTATTTTATCTGACAGCTTTGGAAACACGGAGAGCAGTGCGACCGTCAAGTCATTAAAGGGATCATTCTCCCGAGCCTTGATAAACACATCTAGACTTACAGGCCGGCTTAACACGCTGAAGGCTTTTCTAATGGCCTCTTTGTTTTCTTCACTTATCAACTCATCTTGGCTCATTCTCTCCCCCTCCTTATTATCCCCCAACCGTTTTCGGTATTTTATGATTACGAAAGACCTAATTCACCGAACTTAATATACTGGATGTAATCCTTTGCCGTTCACCCATTAGAGGAGCAGCCAGGCGGCCTTCAATAGTATTGCATAACAAGCAACCCAACAATCAAAATCGCTAACCTCATGTATTTAAACTCATGTATTGACACATATATTTAAATGACTATTCATCCCTTATAACCATTATTATTCGAAATTTGTCTTAGAAAGTATATATATCCCACCAACATAAGAAGACTCAAGGAGCTGAACTCCGAGAGAGGTGAGGTGAAATGAAACGGATGTGGGCAACAGTGCTTGCCATGTTGATGGTCGGTGGGGCGCTAACGGGATTCGCCCTAGCGTTGGACCCTCTGGATCCTTCTGACGCTCTGAAGGACTCGGATGGGGACCAGCTGACCAACCTCCAGGAGTTCATCTACGGGACGGACCCGAACAACAGGGACACGGACAACGGCGGAGCAGATGACGGCTGGGAAGTCTATTATGACCTGAACAGGGCCTACTGGCCCGTGGGCCGGTTTGGCCATGACCAGTACGCCAGATACGACAGCGATGATGACGGCTTCCCAGATGTGAACGTCGACCCGAACTACAAGTTCGATCCGACATACATGTGGGACGAGGCCGACCTTGCGGACCAGGACGGCTGGAGCAACCTCAGGGAGTATTTTGAGGGAACCGACCCCACAAACCCGGACACCGACAGTGACGGCAGGATGGACGATGTTGACCCCCAGCCGCTGATTCCTGATGCCCAGTCCGGGCCAGGCAACGACGGCAATGGAGGTGGCCAGAATAGCGGTCAGGGCCAGGGCCAGGGTCAGGGCCAGGGTCAGGGCCAGGGTCAGGGCCAGGGCCAAGGCCAGGGCCAGGGCCAAGGTCAGGGTCAGGGCCAAGGCCAGGGCCAGGGCCAAGGTCAGGGTCAGGGCCAGGGCCAGGGTCAGGGCCAGGGCAACGGTCAGGGCCAAGGCCAGGGCCAGGGCCAAGGTCAGGGTCAGGGCCAAGGCCAGGGTCAGGGCCAAGGCCAGGGCCAGGGCCAAGGTCAGGGTCAGGGCCAAGGCCAAGGCCAGGGTCAGGGCCAGGGCCAAGGCCAGGGCCAAGGTCAGGGCCAGGGCCAAGGCCAGGGCCAGGGTAACGGACAAAACCAACAGGGTGGCCAACAGGGTGGCCAGCAGGGCCAAGGCCAGGGCCAGGGTGGCCAACAGGGCCAGGGCCAGGGCCAAGGAGGCCAAGGCCAAAACCAGAACCAAGGCCAGGGTCAGCAGAACCAAGGCCAGGGCCAGCAGGGAGGTGGAGGCCAGGGCCAGGGCAACGGTCAGAATCAGCAAGGTGGGAATCCCAACAGGCCTCCCACTCGCGTGATACTGACCTTCACCGAGGCTGGCAAATTTACCAACCCAGCGGGTACACCTGCAGTCCAGCCCGGAGCGACCTCTTGGCCGAAGGGCAAACCCTTCACCATCCGCGGCTATATACAATACTACAATGAAGGGACCGACTCGTGGATGACGATTGACTCGGCGATGGATGTGGTCGTGCAGCTCAACCAGAGTTCTGCGTCGTACAAGCTCTGGCAGGGTAAGGCTGGCACGACCGGCGACGGCTCCTTTGTCGCCTCCTGCCTCATCCCCGGCGATGCGGCCGGTGGCGTCGGGCAGATCGCCATCCATGTGCTGGGCAATACCTTCTGGGCGGAGTCATGGCTGGTTGAAGACCTCTGAGCAACTGGCCATTTCTCTTTTTTATTTTTCATTTTAAAATTTTTTATATCTTTTTCCTTTTTATATTCTCTTGCTCCGGCGCTCAGCCTTTAGACGCGCCGGGCGCCGCAGATCATCAAAGTGGCCATGGCAGCGCCCACAAGCAAAATCGACATTGCGCAGGCTGGGCTCGAGGGCACAGCGATTCTCATTGAGGCCGTCCTCGTCTCTGCGGGGTAATGAAGCGGCGATGCCTCCACAGTGAGCCTTACGGTCCTTCCTGCGGCGTCTGCAGGTATAGAGACTCTGACAGGGATCGTGGCGCTCTCGCCTGGAGCGAGCTTTCTGGTAATGTTGCCCTCGGGATAGCCTATCTTCCAGCCGTTCTCGGTCCAGGCCCAAATTTTGAATGCCGCTGCCATCGAGCCAGTATTGGTCACGGTTGCGATATATGTGTTTGCCTTACCAGCCTCAGGAATCTGTTTTTCGGTAGAGAGGGCGATGGTGAAGTTCAGCGTCCTTTCGATGCTCAGATTTAGCTTTACAGATGAATACATGCCGGCCTGGTGAAACGCAGTGACTAGAAGGGAGAAATTACCTTGGGGTGCATTGGGAGGCACAGCCAGCTCCAAGCAAACCTCCACGGCGGGAGGGTGCAGCTCGACAGGCCCGGTGCCCCTGAGTACAGAAACATTCGCGGGGAGTCCGGAGACGCTTAGCATGACCTTTCCAGAGAGGCGCTCTAAAGAATGGAGGACAAGCGAGAACTCTGCGCTCTCCTCTGAGGAGACGAGTGCGCTCGAGTTCTGGGCAGATAGGAGAATGTCCGGCTTATAGAGGCCAACTAGGCAGAGCTCACCTCCTGAAATAACTAGTGCCTCCGCTCCGTTGTGGAACGGGTCCAGCTCTCCGACCCTAGCCACATCGCAGAAACCTTCGGGAGCCCAGACCGTCTCAGATCTCCAATCGGCCCCGCTCCACCAAACGACACTCACACCGTTCCCCCCTGTGACAACCACTTCCGCACCCTCGGAGCCCGTAAGGAGGTCTCCGATAGCAACGCCCCCAAGTGGGCTTCCGGTCCTCCAGAGGATCATCCCGCCCCAGGTCCCACCGACCAGCTCGAGGAGGACGAGTTCCCCGCCCTCAGTAGAAACCAAAAGTTCACAACCGGCATGGCGGGGGTCGGCGTCTCCGTGTGCAAGCCCCGTGACCGCTGAGGGCGAGGTCCAGAGCGTCAGATTCCTCCATCCTTTTCCATCGTTGTAAACCTCAAGGAGCTGGCCGGCGGAGGTGCCTATCACCAGCTCGTCTCCGGCCCTCATCGAATCGATGTCGGCGGCAATGATGGAGCACGCGCCCGCAACCGTGTGAATTCTCCGCGACATCGCGGTGTCCTCCCCAAGGTCCACGAGCGATATTTCTCCTCCGCTATCCACCGCCGCCACTCCCCATCCCCGTCCCTCCTGACACAGCCTTCCAGCGCTCACAGCTAGCACGGGGGCGCTACATATTTGGAGGAGACGTGCAGAGACCTGACGGCCGAGCGCCGAAATCAGGTATATTGCTCCCGAGGCCTGAGCCGTTGCGACTCCCACAGCAAGTTCGAATCCATCAGAGCCGGCATCGAGCTCGCCTGTAGCGATTGAAGTAATCGAGCCATCTGCCTTCCAAGGAGTCTCCGTCCTCCATGCACAGCCCTCCATCCAAACGAGTCGGAGGCTCCCAGAATCCCCTCCTGTCACACCCTCGTCGCCAGGAACGGACGGGATGAAATCGGCCACGGCCAGAGTCGTTAGATTGCCCTCCCCCTCCAGAACAGTTTCGTGATGCCAGATGGAAACCGCGCCCTCCCGGCCGGAAGCTGCCCCGCAGAGGCGATTCATGTTCGATGCGGGAGAGAGGATGAGCAGGGCCAATAAGAGAAGGGCGAGGGCAAAGGCAATACGAGAGCCGGCCCGAATACCCGGGCCGTTGTGCTCCTCTCTGACCGTCATCAGCCGACCAATCCTCTGGGACGTATATCTGGTTTTCCAGCGCGGGCCGGAGAATGGGTCCGAAGAGGCCCTATACACTTGTGGCCTGAACGAGTCTCAGCCAGCTGAGGTCTGGCGCCTTCTTACCCTCCTTTATTTCGGAAAAGGGCACAAGTGTCATCTCCTGATTCCTGAGACCGACCATCTCGCTTTTTCTGCCTTCGAGGAGGGCCTCGACTGCCCTGACGCCGCTCCGCGTAGCGAGAACCCTGTCCCAGGCCGTCGGGTTCCCGCCCCTCTGAATGTGGCCGAGAATCGTCACCCTGTACTCAAGACCTGTGAGCTCCCTAAATTTTCTGGCAATCTCAAAGGCGCCTCCCGCCTCCTCCCCCTCGGCGACTATTACGATTGCGGAGGTCTTTCCCTTCCTCCTCCCCTCGACCAGCTCCCTCGCGGTGTCCTCTAGACTTTCTCTGACCTCCGGCAGGAACACGGCCTCCGCTCCTCCAGCGATGCCCGACCATAGGGCGATGAACCCGCTTCGCCTCCCCATAACCTCGACGAAGAAGATTCTATCATGGGATGCGGCAGTGTCGCGAATTCTGTCGATGGCGTCGACAGCTATATTGACCGCTGTGTCGAAGCCGATGGTGGTGTCGGTGCCGTAGCAGTCGTTGTCTATCGTCCCAGGGACGCCTATCACGGGTAGGCCGAACTCCTTTGTGAACTCCTCCGCTCCCCGGAATGTCCCGTCCCCTCCGATTGCGATCAGCCCATCAATGCCAGCAGCCTTCAGATTCTCAAAAGCCCTCTCCCGGCCGGCGCGCTCCATGAACTCGGGGCAGCGCGCTGTCCGCAGAATTGTTCCCCCGAGGCTTATTATTCCAGACACAGAGCGCGCGTCCATCGGCCTGAACTCACTGCGGATCATCCCCGCGTACCCGCGGAGTATCCCGATGGGCTCTAGACCGTGAAATATCGCGGCCCGCACTGCCGCCCGAATGGCGGCGTTCATACCTGGAGCGTCCCCGCCCGAGCAGAAGATTCCTACACGCTTCATCAGCTCACCCTCATTGCTCGTGAGGGAGCCCGGTAGTATTATAACCCTTCCATTGCTCATATATTGCTCATATATATTACATTCTTACATTCACTCCTACCCTCCCTTCCTGACCTATCCTTCAGCTCACGCTACACTCATATCCCCCATTTCTCATCTGCCAAATCACCATCGGCATGCCCGACAGCCCTCCACCTTGGATTCGTCCAGCGCTTCTGTGGTCACTCGAGGGGCGCTCCGCGCGCTGTGGCCTCTGCGAGCGGCGATGCCTGATTCCGCCCGGGAAATTCGGCTTCTGCCGGACCAGAGAGTTCTCCAACGGAGAGCTACTGACCCACTGCTACGGCAACCTCTCCGCCGTGGAGAGCAGGCCAATCGAGATTAAGCCCTTCTACCACTACTGGCCCGGCTCCACGGCCCTTACATTTTCAACATGGTCCTGCAACCTCGCCTGCATGTGGTGCCAGAACTACCATCTCTCCCGTACCCCTCCCTATGCCTCCAAATCCGATTATATCCCGCCCGAACGACTACTTGATGAGGCCCTTGCCAGCGGCGACTGGGGGCTTTGTGCCTCCTTTCAGGAGCCGACCCTTCTGTACGAGTACTGCGTCGACCTTTTTCCTCTGGCAAGGCAGAAGGGGCTCTACTGCTGCTTCGTCTCAAACGGCTACATGACTTCGGAGGCCCTCTCGGGGCTAGTTCGCGCTGGCCTTGATGGCTTGAAAATCGACATCAAGGGGAATCAGGAGGTTTACAGCAACCACTGTGGGCATGCGGACGCATCTGTTCCTTGGAGGAGGGCGGAGGAAGCTGTAAAGCTCGGAATTCATGTCGAAATCGTAAACCTGCTAGTCACGGACCTGAACGATAGTGAGGACGATGTGAGGGAGCTGGTGGAGGAACACCTCAGACGCCTCGGACCCAATGTGCCGCTCCACTTCACCAGATACCACCCCGCACACAGATTCACCCGACCCCCGACTCCACCGAGTAGGCTAGAGAGGGCGAGAGAGCTTGCGTTCAGGCTCGGGGTACGCTTCCCCTACGTTGGAAACTTGAGGGGCCACAGGTACGAAAGTACTTGGTGCCCGTCCTGCAAGCGTCTTCTGATTCTCCGCGAGGGCCCATGCGTTATTGAGTACAACGTAACTCCCGAGGGTAAATGCCCCAGTTGCGGCGAGCCGATACCGATAACGGGCCGGGGGGGCCCGTCGCACTTGGTCGGCCGGCTCAGACCATTCCCCCTTGACAATTAAACCTGTGGCCTGAGAAATCTCTCGAAGCCCAGGCTGTTCATCAGCTTTCTGTAACTGAGCACAGCCCTCCGGCTGTGCACACCGGTGAACGTGTGGCGGCTGTAGCGCGCCTCCTCGAAAATTGAGGTAAGGAGGTGGAGGCTGTGGAGGTCGAGCCTAAGCTTTCTCGCAAGCTCGGCTTCGTACTCCCTCACGGTCCAGGCCTCCTCTTTGGGTGCTCCCAGCCCCTCCATCTCGGAGAGCATTTTCTTGTAAACCTTGTGAATCGTCCTCCGATACCTGTCGGTCAGCCAGGAGAGGTCCGAACCGCCCTTCGCGAGGCCGGCTCTCTTCAGCGGTACACCGTACTTGTATATAATGTAATAACCGACCAACAAGGTGGCCATCACTGCTACAAGGGCGACCAGCCTGTAGATGAAAACCGGCTCTGCGCTGACCCAGGCGCTCCAGCGAGCAGGCCTGTAGTACTGCTCCCCTTTATAGAGCACCCTAAGCTCCTCCCGCGTCGAGAGCCACGGGAATTCGAGCCGAAAGACCGCTCTTCCGTTAAGGTCCGTGGCCCTGGGCTGCTTCTTGCCCATAAAAATGGCTGTGATATTGTGGCCTGCGACCGGTTCTTCCTTGTCGTCGATAAGGACCACCACTACCTCGAAGCCCCTCCCCTGCTCGATTTTCGCCGGCACCGAGACCCTTAGGGAGCTTCTGGAGTGGACCACTACGCCCGCCCTGCACACGGCGCTCTCCCTATAGCCCTCTCCAGCGTAACCGATTTCTGCCGTCGCCTCTCCAAGGTTCAACGTCAAAGGCACCTCCCCATAGATTTCGAACCCACCCGCCTCGTCGCTCCAGCCCCAGCCGCAGAGTTCCCCGTTGAGCTTCAGTGTCACCTGTGCGTGGCCGATCGGCCGGTGGAGATGGTCCTCGATGCGGCCCGAGGCCCGCACAGATTCGCCTCTAGTCAAATTCTCGGCCACTGCGGCATAGATGTATGAGGGGGAGGTGATGGGCAGGTAGGTGGTGTTGCTGGTCCCGACGTGGAGGGCGCCTCCGAAGAAGTCCACACAGAGCGCCAACATCCCCGTGGGTGTGTCGTCAGGTATTTTGAGTTGGAATCTGAAGTCCCCCGAGCTAAAGGTCACCTTCTCGACGAATTCTTCTTCGCCCGAAGGCATGGACCAGCGCACGTGGACAGTCGCCCCTCGAATGGGGCGGCCAAGGTTGTCTTTGAGGTAGCCGAGGAGCTCCGGTGAGGTCCCGACACTCAAGCTCTCTGTTGGGAGAAGAATTCTCGATGTTCCTTTTACAAGTATCTCCACCTCTCGCGAGCTCTTAACGTAATAATCGTTCCCGGCAAACGAGACTGTGAGCCTGTGGTCTCCGGCCGCGATTCTGTGCTCGGGGAGCTCGATGGTCACCACACCGCCGGCCTTAAAGACGCCGACGAGTTCGCCATCGAATGAGAGCGAGAGGCTCTCGTTGATGGCCTCGCCCTTCTCGCTCAGGAGCCCGAATTCGACGAAGAGCTGGCCTCCCGCCACGGGCTCTTGGGGAAATGTCCTGAGCTCGATGCGCACCCCTGCGGACCTGACCCTGATGACCTTAGTGGCGCAGGAGGCCAAGAGGTACTTCGAGCCATTATAGACAGCGGTGAGGCTGTAGTTACCCGGGGGGTCGCTGACCCAGAAGCTCGACTTCTGCGCGCTCTGCCCGACCCGGATTTCATCGACCTGCGAGTCGTTCCAGCACATCATAACGCTCTGCGGAGAAAGGGGTGGGAGGCCTCCCGAATCCCTCAGGGTTACGGAATAGAAGAGTTCCCCGTTCGAGACGACTTCGCCTTCTGTTTCAATGAAAAGGGTCGTGGCGGAAATCAGCGCGACGCGCTTCATCTGTTGCCAAGGCGTCTCCGATGTATATAGAATTCCTCTGTGGAAAATCGAGGCTGCTAGACCCACCGCTCTTTCTCCGACGGGCATAGCATCGGCGCTGCAGAGGAGCGAGAAGCTCCCGTCGCTCAGGGCGCGACCCCTGCCCACGAGGTTCGCTGGCTCGTCCATGAAGACAGAAACGGTGGCGCAGCCCGAGACCCCGATGGGCACGATAAGCCGGCCACAGACAGTGAAGAGCTCCCCCTTCATTATGACTTCTGGTATTACCTCAAAGTAAAAGATGATGCTCCCATTGACGACACCGATGGGCTCCTGTGTGCTCTCATTGCGAGTTGTCCCCCCTCCACCTCCCCCGACCACGATGGCGCCGCTGCCAGCGTCCCACTGCCCCACGCTCGGGTCCTTCCCTTCCGCGCCGACTACGCCCGGGACCCCCGGGAGCTCCGAATCGCTGGCCTCGAACTGGACCCACCCGAGCTCAGCGAAATGGACCTCGGCCCAGACGTGGTAGTGAGCCGCCCTAATCACCCTCTTCCCACCGAGCTGCTCCCCTAACGCGAAGCCCGTCACGAGCCTCGAGGGGACTCCGCTGTGCCTACACAAGAGGACGAAGGCCGAGGCGAACTCCAGGCTGCTGCCGCGGCGGGAGCCGAAGAGGAAGTTGTCGACCAAGTCCTCGCCTGGGGGGGCGGTGCCGGGAACCGGGTCGAACTCGCAGCTCGTCCTGAGGAAGGAGAGAATCGCCGAGACCTTCTCGTAGGGCCTCTCCAGACCCGCGGTTAGTTTTGCAGCCAGATTCCCAACCCGTGAGGGAAGGTTTTTTCCGGCGCTGCAGTAGGCAGTGCTCACCATCCTCTGGTCAATTGTGGCGTTCTTGAGAGCCTCAAGCGTCAGGGGAAAGACGAAGGTTGTGAAGTTATAGGACCTCACGACCTGCGTGGTGTGGAAGTTGAGAAGTCTGTCCAGTGAGAGGGACACGTCGGGGCGCGCCCCGTAAAGGCGGGTTGTATGGAGGGCGTTCGGCAGATAGCCCGTGCCCTCTCCATTGAACTCCACCCTAAACTCCTCCTCGGGGACCTCCTGAGGGCGCGAAACCTCCAGCTCTATCACCTCGCCGCGGTATCCGGTGCTCAGGGGCACCGGAATAGACCACGTTCCGCAGTCGTAGGTGTCAAATGTGGTGGTCCTCCAGTAGCGCGGCCTGTCGGCTGGTTCGATGAAGAATAGCGCCTGGGCGCCTCCGGAGGCTATTCTCTGGAAGCTTTCGGAGTCGAGAATGGGGGAATCGAGGTTCGTCCAAGCAGGTGCTTCGCCCGAGCCGGGCTCTCCCGGGCCCCCCGGAGGGGGAAGGCTCCCGCTATCCGGGGGAAGGACGTCAGTGCCGGGGCCGCCCGACCCAGCCGCGTCCGGGTGGGCGGGGTCGGTGCCGCCGAACAGCTCCTCTCCGTCAAGGTTGCCGTCCGCGTCTGCGTCAGCATCCCGGATGTTGTTTAGGCCATCCCCCTCGAGATCCCTGTCCGGCCTGTAACGCTGCACGAGCCGGCTCTTTACCTCGTCAGGGAACTTCCCCGCCAGCCATGGGTCTGTTTCATTGCGCTTCAGCTCGAGCTCGCTCCGCTCCGTCCAATACTCGTATTCTTCCCCGTCTCTCAGACCGTCGGCGTCGCTGTCCGGGACTAGAGGGCTGGTGCCGATTTTTCTCTCTATATTGTCGTAGAGCCCGTCACCGTCGGTGTCGGTGCCGGGCATCGTCTGCACGGGCCTTGAGGTACCAAAGGGAATCTGTAAAGAGGACCTGAAGCCCGGGAGGTGGAGGTGCGGGAAGGTCAACAGGAGCACAATGAAAACGGCCAGAGCCACCAGCGAAGGCTCTCTCAGGCTCATATGGCGGTTGAACCGGAAAATTTTCCTCGAACCCATTGAAGCCCCCGACCGTTTCCCTCGGCCCAGGAGTCAAATTAATTATAAGTTATATAAATATTTTATAATACATTTAACGAAAGATGAATTAGCTATGATCAATTCTTGTCGGCATCATTAAACCTAAAATTTATTAATATATTCCAAAATAATTGTTGCGCTATCTAATAAAAGGGCGGCTAAGAAAGGAAATGGAAAATTGTGGTGAGCCGTTTCAATGGTTTGCGATACGGAGGGCAATTGATTTCGAGGAGGGCATCATACCCAATACAACCGCTTCTATTTGAGTTTCATAACATTCACAGGCTTCTCAAAGAGAACGGATTGGCATGGGAATCGCCCAGGAAAGAGAAGCATCGGCATCGGATCTAGGACGATAGTAAAGACAGCAACTCTATTTACCACGCTCAATGAATAAAATAGGCGATGGAAATGTAATCCTCAGAAAGGACGGGACTTCGATGCTGCTCGGTGGGCGCGAGCTCTGATAAAAAGCCCCCGGTCAGACTCTTCTAGGAGCGATTAAAAAAGCCGTAGCAGCTCATGGCAAGTCCGGGGGAGGCTGGAGTGGTATTGAGCCACCATAAATTTCTAAATAGGTATTGTAACCTTAGGCTCGGGAATCACGAGAGGCTGTTTCAGGCTTTTGTTACGAAGATGGAGTATTCTAAAAGTGCAGAGAGGGGGGCCAACACATGAACTTTAATCACAATCCATTTATTTTAAATAACCCTCTTTAATCCAGATAAATCTGAGTAATCTAAGGCAGGGAAGAGGTCAGTCCTAGCCGTTCTTTTTAATTTTAATGAGGTCCCCGAGAGTGAGGCCGCGCCTAGGACCCGGGGGCGGGGGTGCAACGGAGGTCGGCCTCTCCCTCAATTTAATGCCCAGAACCCTCTCGAGCTTCCGGGCCAGAGCGTCATCGGGCCTCATCTCGCCGGCCTCCAGCTTCAGTATCACGCTCTTCTTCTCATTTGCCCTCTTACCGAGCTCCTCGGGCGTCCAGCCAAGCCTCTCGCGTGCGCGTCGAATTCTTTGGGAATAGTCGGCCACGAGCTCCTCCATGGGTTCCTGAAAAATGTCCCTAGGCTGGCTCCGCTTCTCGCGTTTCTCGAGCGCCTCCGCCACGTGAAGAGGGATGTTGCTCTTCT contains:
- a CDS encoding FAD-dependent oxidoreductase, with the protein product MSQDELISEENKEAIRKAFSVLSRPVSLDVFIKARENDPFNDLTVALLSVFPKLSDKIMVNINDIGGDKSRRWNVSRSPSVLIEPELFNIRYTGAPLGEEARSLIQTILRVSMRESGLGARSKELLAGLKEKRHIRVFVTPTCPYCPGEVLNAFKCAIEKPDLVSAECVEALENPDLAREVHLGGVPQTVVNGVTVSKGLQTEERFVERVLSVKEWVEPTPAPRPASLEREVDLIVVGGGPAGLTAAMYAERSGLKTVVLEKRVVGGQVALTPAVENWPGFRNIPGAKLMELIGAQVRDYAEVIENEPVLELKVGRKIEALTPRGRYLGRAVILATGAEHRKLGVPGEERLAGRGVSYCATCDGFLYRGKRVAVVGGGNGALTDAIYLSSLGADVTIIHRRDKLRAQKRLQDLFAATKGTILWETVVEEIQGRERVESVRVKNLKSGAVTTIPVDAVFIAVGLVPSSQLAREIGVTVDENGFVKVDEAMRTNIPRVYAAGDVTGGVRQIVTAVGAGAVAALSAFDDLMEPYWRKGGKD
- the pfkA gene encoding 6-phosphofructokinase, which produces MKRVGIFCSGGDAPGMNAAIRAAVRAAIFHGLEPIGILRGYAGMIRSEFRPMDARSVSGIISLGGTILRTARCPEFMERAGRERAFENLKAAGIDGLIAIGGDGTFRGAEEFTKEFGLPVIGVPGTIDNDCYGTDTTIGFDTAVNIAVDAIDRIRDTAASHDRIFFVEVMGRRSGFIALWSGIAGGAEAVFLPEVRESLEDTARELVEGRRKGKTSAIVIVAEGEEAGGAFEIARKFRELTGLEYRVTILGHIQRGGNPTAWDRVLATRSGVRAVEALLEGRKSEMVGLRNQEMTLVPFSEIKEGKKAPDLSWLRLVQATSV
- the amrS gene encoding AmmeMemoRadiSam system radical SAM enzyme, producing MPDSPPPWIRPALLWSLEGRSARCGLCERRCLIPPGKFGFCRTREFSNGELLTHCYGNLSAVESRPIEIKPFYHYWPGSTALTFSTWSCNLACMWCQNYHLSRTPPYASKSDYIPPERLLDEALASGDWGLCASFQEPTLLYEYCVDLFPLARQKGLYCCFVSNGYMTSEALSGLVRAGLDGLKIDIKGNQEVYSNHCGHADASVPWRRAEEAVKLGIHVEIVNLLVTDLNDSEDDVRELVEEHLRRLGPNVPLHFTRYHPAHRFTRPPTPPSRLERARELAFRLGVRFPYVGNLRGHRYESTWCPSCKRLLILREGPCVIEYNVTPEGKCPSCGEPIPITGRGGPSHLVGRLRPFPLDN
- a CDS encoding transglutaminase domain-containing protein, with product MSLREPSLVALAVFIVLLLTFPHLHLPGFRSSLQIPFGTSRPVQTMPGTDTDGDGLYDNIERKIGTSPLVPDSDADGLRDGEEYEYWTERSELELKRNETDPWLAGKFPDEVKSRLVQRYRPDRDLEGDGLNNIRDADADADGNLDGEELFGGTDPAHPDAAGSGGPGTDVLPPDSGSLPPPGGPGEPGSGEAPAWTNLDSPILDSESFQRIASGGAQALFFIEPADRPRYWRTTTFDTYDCGTWSIPVPLSTGYRGEVIELEVSRPQEVPEEEFRVEFNGEGTGYLPNALHTTRLYGARPDVSLSLDRLLNFHTTQVVRSYNFTTFVFPLTLEALKNATIDQRMVSTAYCSAGKNLPSRVGNLAAKLTAGLERPYEKVSAILSFLRTSCEFDPVPGTAPPGEDLVDNFLFGSRRGSSLEFASAFVLLCRHSGVPSRLVTGFALGEQLGGKRVIRAAHYHVWAEVHFAELGWVQFEASDSELPGVPGVVGAEGKDPSVGQWDAGSGAIVVGGGGGGTTRNESTQEPIGVVNGSIIFYFEVIPEVIMKGELFTVCGRLIVPIGVSGCATVSVFMDEPANLVGRGRALSDGSFSLLCSADAMPVGERAVGLAASIFHRGILYTSETPWQQMKRVALISATTLFIETEGEVVSNGELFYSVTLRDSGGLPPLSPQSVMMCWNDSQVDEIRVGQSAQKSSFWVSDPPGNYSLTAVYNGSKYLLASCATKVIRVRSAGVRIELRTFPQEPVAGGQLFVEFGLLSEKGEAINESLSLSFDGELVGVFKAGGVVTIELPEHRIAAGDHRLTVSFAGNDYYVKSSREVEILVKGTSRILLPTESLSVGTSPELLGYLKDNLGRPIRGATVHVRWSMPSGEEEFVEKVTFSSGDFRFQLKIPDDTPTGMLALCVDFFGGALHVGTSNTTYLPITSPSYIYAAVAENLTRGESVRASGRIEDHLHRPIGHAQVTLKLNGELCGWGWSDEAGGFEIYGEVPLTLNLGEATAEIGYAGEGYRESAVCRAGVVVHSRSSLRVSVPAKIEQGRGFEVVVVLIDDKEEPVAGHNITAIFMGKKQPRATDLNGRAVFRLEFPWLSTREELRVLYKGEQYYRPARWSAWVSAEPVFIYRLVALVAVMATLLVGYYIIYKYGVPLKRAGLAKGGSDLSWLTDRYRRTIHKVYKKMLSEMEGLGAPKEEAWTVREYEAELARKLRLDLHSLHLLTSIFEEARYSRHTFTGVHSRRAVLSYRKLMNSLGFERFLRPQV
- a CDS encoding multiprotein bridging factor aMBF1 → MGPGSVVLCEVCGRESQQLRTVLIEGSELNVCPECARFGVERSPKPKKSNIPLHVAEALEKREKRSQPRDIFQEPMEELVADYSQRIRRARERLGWTPEELGKRANEKKSVILKLEAGEMRPDDALARKLERVLGIKLRERPTSVAPPPPGPRRGLTLGDLIKIKKNG